The following proteins come from a genomic window of Excalfactoria chinensis isolate bCotChi1 chromosome 6, bCotChi1.hap2, whole genome shotgun sequence:
- the EIF3F gene encoding eukaryotic translation initiation factor 3 subunit F: MAAPAPAAAPAPPAAAPAPSPTAAPATPTAGAPPSAAPPPPAAPAAPPPATPLSAALSGPFPGGRVVRLHPVVLASIVDSFERRNEGAARVIGTLLGTVDKHSVEVTNCFSVPHNESEDEVAVDMEFAKNMYELHKKVSPSEIILGWYATGHDITEHSVLIHEYYSREAHNPIHLTVDTSLQNSRMSIKAYVSAPMGVPGKTMGVMFTPLTVKYVYYDTERIGVDLIMKTCFSPNRVIGLSSDLQQVGSASARIQDTLGMVLQYAEDVLSGKVAADNTVGRFLMDLINQVPKISPEDFETMLNSNINDLLMVTYLANLTQSQIALNEKLLSL; this comes from the exons ATGGCGGCTCCGGCTCCCGCTGCGGCTCCTGCCCCTCCCGCTGCCGCCCCGGCTCCCAGCCCGACGGCCGCACCCGCTACGCCGACGGCGGGCGCGCCCCCCTCCGCCGCGCCCcctccgcccgccgccccggCGGCACCGCCGCCCGCCACGCCGCTGTCCGCCGCGCTCTCGGGTCCTTTCCCCGGCGGCCGCGTGGTGCGGCTGCACCCGGTGGTGCTCGCCTCTATCGTGGACAGCTTCGAGCGACGCAACGAGGGCGCGGCGCGGGTGATCGGGACGCTGCTGG GCACCGTGGACAAGCACTCGGTGGAGGTCACCAACTGCTTCTCCGTCCCGCACAACGAGTCCGAGGATGAG GTGGCTGTCGACATGGAGTTTGCCAAAAACATGTACGAGCTGCACAAAAAGGTGTCCCCCAGTGAGATCATCTTGGGCTG GTACGCAACAGGTCACGACATCACAGAGCATTCTGTCCTGATCCACGAGTACTACAGCCGGGAAGCACACAATCCAATCCATCTCACTGTGGACACAAGTCTCCAGAACTCACGCATGAGCATTAAAGCCTATGTCAG TGCCCCAATGGGAGTCCCTGGTAAAACTATGGGCGTGATGTTCACACCGCTGACAGTGAAGTATGTTTATTACGACACAGAGCGGATAGGAG TGGATCTCATCATGAAGACCTGCTTTAGCCCTAATCGAGTGATCGGCTTGTCCAGTGACTTACAGCAGGTGGGGTCAGCCTCAGCCAGGATTCAGGACACCCTGGGTATGGTGCTACAGTACGCAGAGGATGTACTG TCTGGCAAAGTGGCTGCCGACAACACCGTTGGGCGTTTCCTGATGGATCTTATTAACCAGGTGCCAAAGATTTCACCAGAGGACTTTGAGACGATGCTGAACAGCAATATTAAT gaCCTTCTGATGGTAACCTACTTGGCAAACCTCACGCAGTCACAGATAGCTCTCAATGAAAAACTTCTGAGTTTATAA